In Nitrospirota bacterium, the DNA window CTGAACCGCATGCCGCTCCACGATCTGGAGCAATTGCCGCTGTTTGCTGATGAAGACGACAGGCCCATCTGCCCGCTTTGTCGTGGAGATTTGTCCATCATGATATCGAAGCTGATAGGTCGGGACATCGACGAATGCGATTCGATTGTGTTTGGCAATTCGAAGCACCAAATCGTACCCGTCAAATAGGGACAGGCCTTCATCGTGATATCCGACCGAATCAAGCACGCTTCGACGCACCAGTACCGAATTGGTGAACACGAACAGAACTCTGAGGTATTGATTGAAGATATGTCCGAAATGGATCCTCCGGTCCGACCACGAAAGACAGTCGATCCCGGCCTCCTTCAATGACAACGATGTATCGAAGTACCGGTCGTAGGTTTCGCCGTTTCGAAATGCAGGAGCGTGATACGTTTTCAGATGATACTCCTCCGCGATGCCGTCACCGAATCCCGAGAACTCCGAATACACCAAGCCGACATCGGGGAACTGATCCAGAACCTGCACCTGCAACGCAAGCTTGTGAGGAAGATACCGATCGTCGGAATCCAGGAACGCCACATATCTCCCCTTGGCGACTTTCATCCCCGCATTTCTTGCATGCGGCGCCCCACCGTGATTTGTTGTGACAATCGAGATTTTCGGCCGATACGGCTCAAGACGTTCAAGCGTGTCATCACTTGATCCATCATCGACGACGATCACTTCGACGCTCTGGCAGGTCTGGGCAAGCACACTTTCAATGGCCTCAATGAGGAGCGGGCCACGGTTGTATGTCGGGATGATCACACTCACATCCACTTGTGGTGTGGTCTCGGCAGACCGGTTGATACTCACGGCATTCCCCTCACCACGGATAGCAGTTTTTGCTTCAACGATTCCAGGAGGAACCGGCCTGAACCTCGAAAAATCTTCAGGCTCACCGTCTTTCGCGTGCTGTTGGTAAAGCGGCTCTTGAACGGCTCGTCTCCGATCGTGAAATCAAATTCCCGTCGTTGCTGCTCGATCGCATATCCGAGCAAATGCCGAAGCAGGACAAGGCCGGGCGAATGTTTCGCATACGTTACATCAAACGAGGGCTTGTACCACAACAACGTGCCGTTGTAATTAAATCCATAATGGATAGCCATGGGCTTCTCATTAAACTCGACAACTGAAAGCAGAAGCCACTCCTTGTCAGCCATGGCAACGGCGAGATCCCGGTAAAATATTCGGTTACGCTCCTTGAGGAATAAACTAGGACTCTTGCTGCCTGCCCATCGAGCGACGTGCTGCTCAAAGAACCCAGCTAGATACGGAATGACTGCCGTTCCAGTCAGGTCCTTGAACGCAAGGGACCCATTACGCTCAAAATAGTGTTGCCGCCTACGCAACCCCGCCTTGTTGAATATCTTAAGCGCTTCATCCTCGTGCCCTCTAATCAGCAACCTATGGCATTGAAAATGGTCTTGCACCAAGATGCGCTGGCCCGTGCGCTGACAAATGGCCCGAACCAGCTCGATGGTTGACGATTCGCTTGGGATGTTATTCAGCTCGATCACATCCCAGCGTTCACGCATCGCAAAGATCCCGTCGAAAATTTTTTCTAAAACCCTTGGTTTGTCACTCACCGCAAGAAAGTCACAATAGTCCGCCTTGCCATCTCCCATAAACCGAACCAGCCGTTCCCCGATTAGCCCTCGTTGAACCACTAAGGGGGCTACTCCCACCACTCCTGCGGTATTAGACACCGCCACGAGCATCTGCTCATACTGGTCCCCAAACGCCTTAAGCCAGCTCTTTGTCCATTGATGCGTCTGAAATATTGTGTTCGTTTCACTCCCAGCAATCAGGGCATTCCACTGTTTTTCATCAAGCCCGGCAGAATCAATCCCTGGCAGGAGACGAGCCTCCAACTCCGGTGACGGTGCCTTGTGCTTACCCCGGCCAGGCCCCAGCACAGCGGTCACGCTTCGCACCATCCGTTCGTGGTCCTGCAACGTCACATATCCATGTGTCGGGAGGGTCACGATACGACGGGCAACCTCTCGTCCTCCCACGACTTCCCGTTCACCATCTCGAATATGGTCTCGTAATTCCAGCACATCGCTGATCGCAGTCGGATACGAAGCCGTCGCGCCGATTCCATTTGCGCAAAGAGCTGCCACCACCGCATCTCGATATCGAGGATGAATCAGCATTGGAAAACGGAGACAGGCAGGAACGGCCCGTGGGTTGGGCACAATCGGATCGAGGTACGGCCCCCAGGGGAGATCACTCATCAATCGACCGGCATTCTCGATGCGCCGGGCGTTGATCGCATCCAGGCGAGCGAAGAAACGGCGGCCCATCGGTGCCATCCATCCATCGTACTGCGCTAGAGGATAATCGATGCGACAGGCAGTGGTCCCCAGGCCCAGAAACGGAAGCATATTGGGCAGCCAATATCGCCGAGGGTGCAGCAACGCCGCATACACTAGGAGCTTCGCAATATGGATTAGCGATTCACCCGGCGCACACTTCGGCAAGGTGCGCACTTGATCGTCAATCGCCGCCGCGATTCTCTCCGAGTTCGTCACGAGGATCCCGCCGTCGATCGAGGTAATATTCTTACCTTTATCGAGGCTGTAAAGGCCCACGTCGCCCCAAGTCCCAGATGCTTGACCGTCGATCGATCCCCCGAGACACTGAGCCGCATCGTCCACCACAAACACGCCGCGCCCCTTCGCCCACCGTGTGATCGCCGGGAGATCGCTTGGCAAGCCATAGAGGTTGGTGGCGACGACCGCCAGCACCCGTGATCCGTCGATCGTCTCGAGTGCACCAGGAGCAAAATCCAGCGTGGCCGGATCGACATCGGCAAGGCGTACCTTCAACCCGGCCTTGACCACGGAAGATGCGACCGAGAAACAGGTGTACGACGGGATAACCACTTCATCCCGTCGCCCGCCATCCAGCGTTTTCAGTGCGAGAAGCGCGAGCGTCAACGCGGCTCGTCCGGTTGAAACAAACACGCAGTACCGGACCCCGAAGCGCGCGCGAATCTCTTTCTCGAATCGTACGAGTGTATCGTCATCCGTCAGCACATGCCGAGCCCACCACGCGATGTCGGCAATGCCCATCGGCGTTCCCGCTGGCGGTACGAATCGAAACACCGGCATCTTTCAACCCCATTTCCCAGGAAAGAACCGCCGCACACCCCGTCAAATATTCAATGCCGCACTCACGGAATCTCTCTCGCCACCAACGGTCCGAGCATGCTGGTGATCGGCATGGGGAGCATTCGCCACACGCGCATAGCCAATTGAAACTTTGGATTACCCACATTCAGCTGAGGCATCGGACGACCGTCCCGGACAATGTACTGCCAGTACAGCTGCGTGGGATACGTATTCCACTTTTTCTTGAACGTCTCCCCTCCCGAATCGACCGTCGACCGTCCAAGGTGGAATAGTTGATACCCTCGCTCGCACGAATCCTTAATCATCTCCCAATAGAGGACATAGCTCGATTCGAGCTGGCGATACTCCGGCCGCGTCCCCAACCACATTCCTTCGACCGTATGGCCAAAATACCCGTTGAAGGCGGCAGACACGGGGACGCCCTCATAGTCCACAACGAAAATCCTCGCTCGTTCGGGAAAGATCTTCATCACGCACTCGAAGAAACGCTTCTGATAGAGGGGAGTGCCGAGATTCTTCCAGCTCTCGCTCAGAATATCGTAGAACGTATCGAGCAACTCAGGTCCACCGCACCGGACAGTCAGACCTTGCTTGTAGGCCTGCCGGATATGCTTGCGATGGCCGGTCTTGAAGGCATCCCAGATTACGTCAGGATTGTTATCAAGCGTCACCGTGATACTGACCTTGTGTTCGGATGTCTGAAGGTCTCCGTCAAGCTTTCTCGTACTACGGATCTCGAGGTAGTCGACTCGGTGCTGATCGACGATCTTTCTTGCTTCATCGAGGAGCCGCAGTTCGACCCCTGGGTCGTCGGAGCAGGGCCCGCCATAATTCAGAAACGGAAGCGAACAGAGAATTTTCCCGAATACTCGGCCTTTCAAATAGACGAGGGGAAACACGCCACGAATCCGTCCCGCATCGACCGCTGCCAAATAAAATGTCTGATGTCCAAAACAAGACTCATTCACCGCTTTCCAGCCGAATAAATGATAGAACGACGCATGCTCCTGACTGCACACAAACTCGTCCCAAGCCTTTTCGTAACTCTCATCACACTGAATAATTTGCATCACGAATATCCCTCTCGGTCGCTCTAGGCCCTACGTTAGGTCGACTGGCAACGCTCTACAGCAGTCAGACATGACAGCAATCGACGGGCCGTACGTTCAGCAGCTGCGTGGGTCAAGTGGCCCCCATCGTTTGTATACTCCGGCACCAGCATCGGAACGGGATCGCCGTGATGGAGAAACCATGACGGTGTCCCGTCAGGAAACGTCGCTTCCATTTCGGCAAGATCGAACAGGCGTCCGGAACTCCCGTAGGCACCCCGGAGCATCTGATTATATGCATGGCGCCTGGCTTGGTCCCCCCGCTGGCGATTGACGCATCCAGCTTTCTCTCGCAACCAGTCCATGATCCCGCCCCCGATACATATGAGTGGCACCGTGACATGGAAAAAGACAATCTTGGGATATTTATCCCCGAGCAAATCCATCGTACTCTGATAATTCAAAAACAAGGTATCGATATCGGTATTGGCGGTAATATCCACGTAACAGAGCTTAAACAAGGCGACGTCCACACGCTCCCCCACCCCTGATTCAATCACCTGCGCAAAGGCCTGAAGTTTTGAGAACGGGTCGCGGTTCTGCCCTACTCGAAAATGGGCAAACACGGGTCGTCGTAGCGACTCTGCATCGTTGGCTTCAATCACCTCAAGATGGTTGCCAGTCAGCGTCGAAAGCGCCTTCATGATGTCCGCGCCAACCGATTGATGGCCGAAACAAATTCTCATCCGTGCGAGCCCATCCCAAGAGGGCGCTAGGGATCGGTCGGACTTCAGCCCCATCTCCGGTATCACCTGCTATTCCAAATTGTGCAATTCGGTCGGCCGAATCAGAAAGATATCCTCAAGGGCGCGGGCTTTGGCGCAAACACTGTGATCATCGCCAAAGCCAGCCCTTCCCCTAACCGGCCATCGAGGCGAGAGCGAACGCTCGTGACATCTGCCCCCAAGAGTGCGGCTGCGGTGCACTCTGAAACAGAATTTTCAACGGCCCCAAACCTGAGAAGCACCGGCCTCAGTGATCAGGCCATGTCCCACAAAAAACCTAGGAGGGCGTTCCAACGTCGCCGACCGCTTCAATCAATAACGGCTCCATGTGTAGATATCGCGCAACGGCACGCTTCGCATCGATGTCGCGATAGACCCGATCAACCTGCGCAGCCGTCAACCCTGCCGCCACGGCCACGGTCTCTGCCGGAATCTGCCGGTCCTTTGCGTAGAGACAGAGATCCATCTTGTCGTAGGGCAGCGAGAAATAGAATTCCTCTTGGGACTGTGCCAATGAATAGGTGTCGGTTGTCGGGGGGCGGTTGAGAATTTCTTCTGGGACCCCAAGGAATCGAGCGATCTGATACACCTGCGACTTATATAAATGCGCGATGGGTTTGATATCTGCGGAGCCATCGCCATTTTTCACGAAAAATCCCTGATCGTATTCAAGCCGATTAGGCGTTCCTCCAACCGCATAGAGGAACCGGTCGGCGTAGTAGTACTCCATCATCTTTCTTGTCCGCTGCTTGAAATTCGTAGCCGCAACAAGCGCCAAAAATGCATCGGCCGTCAGCCGCACCTTCGTCTGCTTGCCCTCAGGGTCCTGGACCACCACGTACGAGATCCTGAACTCCGAACTATCGAGAGAGGAGAGCACCAGCTTGGATTTATACCCTGCATGGTATTGCGGGACGACAGCCTTGATTGCCTCGTCACGTCGCCGATAACATTCAGCCCCCTGTAGAATGCCGGAGATATCTTCCTTGAACGTTCGAATCCCAAGCTTTTTGGCCAGTAGCTGCCCTAAGCGCAGGCTATCGTCTGAAGAGTCCGATTCCGGCATGAATATTCCCACAACTCGATCGGCCCCCAAGGCATGAACCGAAAGGGCGGCGACAGCGCTGCTGTCGATGCCTCCGGAGAGTCCGACCACCACTCCTTTTCGCTTGAGCTGTTTGAACACGCCCTCCCGCATGAACACACCGATTCGGTCCGCCTCTTTGCTGACATCAAGCTTCAACTGATCCGCCGAGAATATCCCTGACTCTTTCTTCATCGTAACCCTCCCCCAACATTCCGTTGTCATCCAGTGCAGACACTTACCCACTTCAGCAGGTAACCGCGTCATGCCATTTCTAATCCCTCTCAAATCTCTTTCGGCACAGAGTCCCATGAAATGCTCGCGGCTCGTGCAACGGACACGAGCTAGGACGTAACAGGCGCCGATGATTGAACCGCGCGCAAGCTGATTTCGCGAAGATTCTGCCGCAACACCTTACCGGAAGGAGACTTGGGCAGCGCATCGACCACAATAATCGATTTGGGCCGTTTGTATTGCACTAACCCCTGAGCACAATGCGCGAGAAGCTCTTGGTCGGTCGCACAGCCTGCGGGTTTCAGTGTCACGACCGCGCAAATTTTCTGCCCTAAAATCGGATCGTCGACGCCGACCACTCCGGCCTCGTGAACTTGAGGATGCTGCAAGAGCACTTCTTCAATCTCCACAGGACTGATCCGATAGGCACCGGACTTGATCATCTCGCTATTGCGGCCTTCGATCGTCAGATAGCCATCCTCGTCTAATCGTCCCAGATCACCTGTGCGAAGCCATCCATCTCGGAGCGCATCAGCCGTGGTATGAGGATCTTGCCAATACCCTTGCATGATGTTATCCCCCGAAGCATACACTTCACCGACTTCTCCGACACGTGCCTCCGCGCCTCCCTCTTTGACGATCTTTAGAGTCACACCGGGAATTGCGCGGCCGGCTGATCCCTTTTTCACATCCAACAGGTCGGGAGGGAGATAGGTCAACCGTGCAGATGCTTCAGTTTGGCCATACATGATAAACAAACGCGCCCCCGAAAACACCGATCGTACGCGAATCAACAGTTCTGACGGCATTGGACCGCCCGCGTGCGTCAAATACCGAAGTGCAGGGAACGAATATGATTTCAGACTCGAGTGGTTGAGCATGATGGCATAGGTGGTGCCCACACCGGAAAACCCGGTGACTTTCTCCCGCATCATACTTTCCAGAATGACGTGAGGATAGAGAAAGCTGTTTTCGATCACGAGCGTTCCACCGACAAAGAGGTGCGTGAGCATGACTGAATTGCCATAGGCATACATGAATGGAAGAACGGCCATCGCCGAGTCGTCCGACGTAAGTTGCAGATACTCAAGAATCGACTTCGTATTGGCCATCAAATTCCGGTGCGTTAGCATCACGCCCTTCGGCTGGCCTGTCGACCCGGATGTATAAATAATTTGTGCGAGGTCCGCCGGACTCTTGATGGTCGACTCTCCGTGACGACAGGCAATGACCTGGTCGTCCTTCACAATAAATCGCAGGCCGACCGAATTCACATCGTCAATGGTCCAATGCTTGACTGCCGAAGAGGCGATCAGCCCTGTTGCACCAACATGGCGAATAATACGAGCGACCTCTGCGACCGGAACCTGGGGATGGATCGCTACCACAACACCACCGGCCTGAAGCACAGCAAGATATGCGGCGATATAGTCAGGCGAATTCTCCATCCAGAGGATCGCCCGATCTCCTTCTATAAATCCGCCGTCGCTCAACCGGCTCTTCACCGTCGCGACAAGATCTCGCAATCCGCCATAGGTCCATTGTCGGCCCTTATAAACAACGGCGACCTTGTGAGGCCAGGAATCCATCGTTTGAGCAATAACAGTCTCTACGCGCATACCCTCCCCATGCTATTCAACAGACTAAGTTGCAGAGGCCAAAATGAACCAGCGATACCATCTTCCGCTCTTGCGTGGCCTATTGGGAGCGAGCGACGACGCTTCGACGCGCATTTATGCTATAGGCATCAATTGGGGTACGATCCCCACCATCTTCGAGACTCTTCAAGCCTGCAATCAGCGCTCGATGTGCAGGAAGTCGGCCAGAGCCAATGCGAAGAAAGCCCTCGACTCGCATGACGATTATTTCCGCTTCTTCTCTACGTAGCGAGTAATGGCATTGATTGAATCTAGATTCGCCGGAATGAGGTCTTCGTCTTCAACCTTGACTTGAAATTGCTCTTCCAAGAAGGAGACCAACTCCAAGACCCCCGTCGAATCGATAATACCGGACTCTAGGAATGAGGCATCGCCGCTCAGCGCCACCTCTGTCCGTCCAAACAGCAATTTGTCAAGAATATACTTTCGCAGCTCTGTCTCAATCGATGACATGTCACACACTCCTTGGAAAGTTCTTAATAAACCGGTCTATGACCACCTGAGTCGAGAGGACTCCAACCAACGCCATATTATCCTTCATGCTTACAATCTGACCCTGCCTTGCCTTCTCCAATAGCTTTCCAACCGCCCCTGCATCAAACACACCTCCCTCCTGAATGGCGCGAGGAGCAAGCAGCTCTTCGACATACTCAAAGAGCTTGCCCTCCTTCCCGTCGGCAAGAAAACTCTGGCTATCAGGCGCACGGTACGGCTGCTTATGTCTGTTTCTGATCGAACGTGGAATCATGTCTCCGATGGCTGCCTTCAACAGATATTTCTCGTTCAAAACTTTCATCTTGAGCTGCGGAGAAAGTCTCGACGCAAATTCCACGACCCGGTAGTCAAGGAAGGGGAACCGGCCTTCAATGGAATGGGCCATCGCCATCCGATCTCCTTGAGAAGAGAGAATATACCCCGGAAGGAGATGGGCCGCTTCCAGATATTGCGATTGCGAAAAATGATCCCACTGCCCATATCGGCTTGGCAACAAACCTTCAATCGTATGCATCGCATTACAGCTCTTGAGGCTGTCCGCTGTTGCCTTGGAATAGAAAACTTTGAGCTTCGAGGTCATGTCCCAACGAGGCAAGTGAGAAAAAAACGGGCTCTCGACGTCTTCTTTTCTCACATGGAAGAATGCGCGCAGATAGGCGTCGGACTGGGACTGGATATTTTTCATATAGGGATAGAGGCGCCTCAGAAGCATCGGCCGAAACTTTGAGTCCGGGTATTTCGCCCAGAATCGCCGGATCTTCGCTTCCTTGAAAATGTCGTACCCTCCCAGGATTTCATCTGAGCCCTCTCCTGTGAGCACAACTTTATACCCCTGCTCTCGCACCAGCTTAGATAACAGAAATAGAGGGGCGGGAGCCGTCCGCAGGACAGGTTTCTCGGTATGCCAAATCACTTCTGGAAATACTCGACCGATATCCTGGGATGAACAGAGAACGCCTTGGTGATCTGTCCCGAGAAACTGGCTCGCCTCGTTTTGAAAACTACTTTCGTCAAACTCTTTATCTTCAAATGCGATGGAGAATGTTTTTAGATGCGTCGTCCCAAGCTTCTTCACCAGTGCGGCGATCACCGTTGAATCAAGCCCACCGCTCAGATAGGCGCCGACAGGCACATCCGCCCGTAAACGAATCCGAACAGCGTCGAGAAGCAGCTCAAACAGACCCTCTCTCGCTTCTTCTTCCTGCATCAACTCTTTCGAAGGATTGTAGTCGAGGGTCCAATACGGTTTGATCTGAAGATCGCCATGCTCAAGAATTATTGAATGTCCGGGAGGAAGCTCTGACACCCCTTCGAAAATTGTTCGAGGCGGGAGGGTTACCCAAAAAGTGAACAATTCATCCAAGGCCTGCCGATCAATTGCTCGAGACACGGAGGGAACGACCAGCAAGGACTTGATTTCAGATCCAAACACAAACCCTTCAGGAGTCTGTGCATAGAAGAGCGGACGAACCCCCAACCGATCGCGCGAGAGAAATAACCGCTCGCGTCTGGAGTCCCAAATGGCAAAGGCCCACTGCCCATTCAGATCATGAACGCACTCTTCGCCCTTCTCTTCATACAGATGCACAATGACTTCTGTATCCGACTGCGTTTGGAACCGATGCCCCTTTTTGATGAGATCTTCGCGCAATTCGACATAATTGAAAATTTCACCGTTGAAGGTGATCCATACGGTCTTATCCTCGTTATGCATCGGCTGATGCCCACCGCCGACGTCAATAATGCTGAGCCTCGCGTGAGCGAGCCCCACGGGTCCAGACAGGTGGAATCCTGCCGCATCCGGCCCCCGATGATTCACCAAGCCGATCATCCGTTGGAGCAACGGCTTCTCAACGGCAGCGTTGGGGTACTTTACAATTCCTGCAATGCCACACATAGAGAGATCTCAGGTTTATCGGAAGGACAAATTCACCACGAGAACCCTACAGTCTTGCCTGCATTCTTCTTGGAACCAGCAATACCGCAGGAATGAGAGAAGCTGGATGAGCTGCCACATTCCCGGCACATAGACCAGGAACGATTCTTCAAAAACTTATGCCTTTCCCCCTTGGCTCTTGGCCACAAGCCCGTGGGCTTAAAGCCTGAAGATTTAGAAAGGAATGGGCTCTGGAACTCCGGTGAATTCCGGTAATACACACTTCCATCCAGGAGAACCAGGTGAACGCCCATCCCGGTTAATCTTACCTGAAAATTACAGATTGATAACTGAATTCAGATCTAGAACAATTCACATTTGGCAAGTCAGGATTGTCAATAAAAGCATGGCTCGTTGCTGTCCATTCATCTCCTGTTCGAACACTGCTTCTAGCCCAGAGAGTGGATCTTCTTGAATACGACACACCTCTCCACAGTGCCGCTGGAAGCCGTGAGATCGGCAACCCCATCCTGCAGTTGTTCACGGATGCCGTCAATAATATTGCGCTAAACAGTGGCCGGCGTATGCCAGAATGCAACAAGATTCCGCACACCTGTGGCATACATGACGAGGCGTGACCGCGAGAGACAGAACCTGACGAAGAGATAACCGGGGAATAACAGCGTTACAACCACCGCATCTTTCGTCTAACATGCTTCTTTTCTCTGATCCGTGGACAAAGAGCCTCTACTTCGGCCTATGAGAGATTTGAACTCCACTGCATATTCTTGATGCGGTTACATACGCACCATATGCCATGCGCCTGCACAGGCTCAACCATTGAGGGTCTTCTCCGCAAGGCAAGGGGCGCTACCAGCTGCCGCGAACCCAAGAACTCGTTCCCTGTCAGCGCAGGCCACACCAACTGTGTCAACGGCTTCTCGTATCGACGCGAATCTAAAGTCCTTCACCAATTGTTGCAATCGAGCTTCCGTTTTTCGAAGATTCAAGTAATGCCGAAACTTCGACACCAAAGACCCTTCCATCCTCGGCTGATCTGGATCAAGCTCCCACGGGTGGAAATACATGACGAGTGGCTGCCCATCCGTTGCAGCACGCGTGAGCAAATTATGCAAAATCTGATACGGATACAACCGAAAATACCCTCCGCCTGCGATCGGAAGACGAATTGGTCCCATTCGCAATGTCGAAGGAGGAACTTCCCATAGAGCACCAGCAGGGGTCTCTAAGAGATGGCACCAGGGGTTGGCTCCAGGCATCCCATAGCGGTCATGTTGGATGGGAAAGATACTTGAGTCATAGACATACCCTTCCTCAACCAGTATAGGCAACGCCCACTTCGTTTCCGGTGTAATGGTAAAAGACGGGGCCCGGTAGCCGTGGACCGGCCCACCAATAATATTCTCGAGAATGTCTTTGCTGTTTCGGACATCTTCCCGAAATAGCCCCGGCGTCTGGGAGGTAATCAACTCATGTCCGAAACCATGTGAGGCTATCTCATGGCCATAACTCGCGATGGTCCTCACAAGCTCAGGATGTTTTTGGGCAACCCATCCAAGCACAAAAAATGTTGCATGAATCCCCTGAGCCGAGAGGATTGAGAGAATTTTCTCGACATTCCGCTCCACCCGGCTCTCATAGCTGTCCCACTGACGTCTCCTCATCGTCGACCAAAAGGCAGCGACTTGGAAATGCTCTTCTACATCAAATGAGAGCGCATGTACCCGACTTGCTTGCGGCTTCATTGTTCCTAACGGGCCCCTTCCCCAAGCAGAACAACTCTGGCCGTTTCAGTCAGTATTCGAAAATCCAAGGCTAGGGTCATGTTCTTCACATAGTACAAATCGTATTGAAGCTTGGTATGTGCATCCTCAGCAGTCGATCCATAGCGAAATTGTGTCTGTGCCCATCCCGTCACCCCAGGTCGAACCGTGTGCCGAATATCGTAGTAGGGGATTTTCTTCCTGAGTTCATCGACAAACACCGGCCGCTCAGGACGTGGGCCAACCAAGCTCATCTCTCCCCTTAACACGTTATAGAGCTGTGGCAGCTCATCGATCCTCAGCTTCCTGAGTATACGTCCAACACGAGATATTCGAGGGTCCTGTTTTTCCGCCCATCGAGGTCCACTCTTTTCTGCGTCGCTATACATCGAGCGAAATTTCCAAATCATATAT includes these proteins:
- a CDS encoding DUF3473 domain-containing protein, giving the protein MKPQASRVHALSFDVEEHFQVAAFWSTMRRRQWDSYESRVERNVEKILSILSAQGIHATFFVLGWVAQKHPELVRTIASYGHEIASHGFGHELITSQTPGLFREDVRNSKDILENIIGGPVHGYRAPSFTITPETKWALPILVEEGYVYDSSIFPIQHDRYGMPGANPWCHLLETPAGALWEVPPSTLRMGPIRLPIAGGGYFRLYPYQILHNLLTRAATDGQPLVMYFHPWELDPDQPRMEGSLVSKFRHYLNLRKTEARLQQLVKDFRFASIREAVDTVGVACADRERVLGFAAAGSAPCLAEKTLNG